One Setaria viridis chromosome 3, Setaria_viridis_v4.0, whole genome shotgun sequence DNA window includes the following coding sequences:
- the LOC117848729 gene encoding MLO-like protein 14: MAGGEGAAAAAVTGEGEMRSLALTPTWSVATVLTLLVAGSLIIERSIHRLSNWLKKTHRNPLYKAMEKMKEEMMLLGFISLLLAATSRIISGICIDSKYYNSRFSPCTKEEVEESLNAEHAVAHARKRLIEVILHHSLRRNLKASYHNHQGCPEGHESFVSHEGLEQLHRFIFVMAVTHVTYSCLTMLLAILKIHKWRKWEDEAFRDNHESFSQIAYESATRRQPALTKSYSFRSWSQNNAVMWIVCFIAQFGQSVVRADYLILRKGFIMTHNLSPTYDFHNYMIRSMEEEFEKIVGVSGVLWGFVVAFMLFNVDGSNLYFWIAILPVALVLLVGAKLQHVIATLTAEGAKLTTYGPRIQPRDDLFWFKKPDFLLWLIHFVLFQNAFELASFFWFWWQFGYDSCFIKNHLLVYCRLILGFAGQFLCSYSTLPVYALVTQMGSKYKAALIPRRIRETIHGWGKATRKKRRRRRGAWDDSTVRTETSTVCSLTDEDEDDLDDHHHGPFEETPRASRAPPPYLKVELQQTQHGPFRAGTPCFHSVAVPGSSSTHGGGSSHPMLLRQSSSASAPSSPSYRGGNVTRSASMPGIASLRTGTGTPTRTSHDESS; this comes from the exons ATGGCGGGTGGCGagggggcggccgcggccgcggtcaCCGGGGAGGGGGAGATGCGGTCGCTGGCGCTCACGCCGACGTGGTCCGTCGCCACCGTGCTCACTCTCCTCGTCGCGGGCTCGCTCATCATCGAGCGCTCCATCCACCGACTCAGCAAT TGGTTGAAGAAAACCCACCGGAATCCACTTTACAAAGCAATGGAGAAGATGAAAGAAG AAATGATGTTGCTTGGATTCATATCTCTGCTTCTGGCTGCTACATCAAGAATTATCTCAGGGATCTGCATCGATTCCAAGTACTACAACAGCAGATTCTCTCCGTGCACCAAAGAAGAGGTTGAAGAATCTTTAAATGCAGAGCATGCCGTTGCTCACGCGCGCAAGCGTCTAATTGAGGTCATTCTGCACCATTCACTCAGGAGAAATCTAAAAGCTAGTTACCATAACCATCAAGGCTGCCCTGAG GGACACGAGTCATTTGTTTCACATGAAGGTCTGGAGCAGCTGCACCGgtttatatttgtgatggctGTAACTCATGTGACATATAGCTGCTTGACGATGCTACTAGCAATACTCAAG ATCCATAAGTGGAGAAAATGGGAGGATGAAGCATTCAGGGATAATCACGAATCGTTTTCTC AGATCGCATATGAGTCAGCAACTAGAAGGCAACCAGCGCTCACCAAATCCTATTCGTTCCGCTCATGGAGTCAAAATAATGCGGTCATGTGGATT GTTTGCTTTATTGCACAATTTGGTCAGTCTGTTGTTCGAGCAGACTACCTTATCCTCCGCAAGGGTTTCATAATG ACCCATAATCTGTCGCCAACATACGACTTCCACAATTACATGATACGCTCAATGGAAGAGGAATTTGAGAAGATTGTTGGAGTGAG TGGAGTGCTGTGGGGCTTCGTTGTTGCTTTTATGCTATTCAATGTTGATG GATCCAACCTGTACTTTTGGATAGCAATTCTTCCTGTAGCT CTTGTTCTTCTAGTCGGTGCGAAGCTGCAGCATGTCATTGCAACTCTAACAGCAGAGGGTGCAAAGTTGACTACCTACGGTCCAAGGATACAGCCAAGGGATGATCTCTTTTGGTTCAAGAAACCGGACTTTCTCCTTTGGTTAATACACTTCGTTCTGTTTCAG AATGCTTTTGAGTTGGCTTCTTTCTTCTGGTTCTGG TGGCAATTCGGTTATGATTCATGCTTTATCAAAAACCACCTTTTGGTGTATTGCCGCCTTATACTAGG GTTTGCCGGACAGTTCCTTTGCAGTTACAGTACATTGCCTGTTTATGCATTAGTGACTCAG ATGGGGTCCAAGTACAAGGCGGCCCTGATCCCTCGGCGTATCAGAGAAACCATACACGGCTGGGGAAAGGCCACGAGGAAgaagcggcgccggcggcgcggcgcctggGACGACTCGACGGTCCGCACGGAGACGAGCACCGTGTGCTCCCTcaccgacgaggacgaggacgacttGGACGACCACCATCATGGGCCGTTCGAGGAGACCCCGAGAGCCTCCAGGGCCCCGCCGCCGTACCTGAAGGTCGAGCTGCAGCAGACGCAGCACGGCCCCTTCAGGGCCGGCACGCCGTGCTTCCATTCCGTGGCCGTGCCGGGCAGCAGCTCGACCCACGGTGGCGGCAGCAGCCACCCGATGCTCCTCCGGCAGTcgtcctcggcctcggcgccgtcgtcgccgtcgtacCGGGGAGGCAACGTGACGAGGTCGGCGTCCATGCCCGGGATCGCCTCGCTGCGGACGGGCACGGGCACGCCGACGCGCACGAGCCATGACGAGTCGTCGTGA
- the LOC117847997 gene encoding uncharacterized protein: protein MAASAKGRLVPVLAVVAALAAALLYRAPFSKSLGGEGCSLLPHDHFWIASERVVTLGRVGPAAVEVKGGLINAIAVGDYRSFVLRRPLLDYGDAVIMPGLIDVHAHLDEPGREEWEGFSTGTRAAAAGGITTLVDMPLNNFPSTVSEETLKLKLEAARDKLYVDVGFWGGLVPENAFNPSALESLLNAGVLGLKSFMCPSGINDFPMTNSTHIEEGLVTLAKYQRPLLVHAERIPDVEDEDGLDGELDPRSYATYLKSRPPAWEESAIRDLQRAMKDTEAGGRSEGAHIHIVHLSDAKTSLELMKDAKRTGASVTVETCPHYLAFSADEVPDGDTRFKCAPPIRDGMNRENLWKALLDGHIDMLSSDHSPSAPDLKLMEEGNFLKAWGGISSLQFVLPVTWSYGKKYGITLNQLAAWWSENPAKLAGQKNKGAILPGYHADIVVWKPEAQFELDDSHSVYHKHRNISAYLGKELSGKVLSTFVRGNLVFAEDKHAKAACGVQILAKCGCKAAPDPAKEEENVALVHDSRKRILSLRQDAMETPNLRDCLHGIRGSLVWRVASSVELSRFHGPRPPAAMAATAKLTLLLPTTLTSTVSFPSRLILKSCPPLQRLVVAAAASSSAQTLPSSTPSLETPEARQIRLETESALEWGGVCARLADFAATAAGRAACVEGRVAVGRSREESERLIEQTAAAVFLSAPLDFAGVEDVSAVVAAATGGRLLAVREICAVGRSIRAARGVFDQLQSLAEETQDGRHSPLLDILQGCDFLTELAQRIEFCLDSTFSVVLDRASKKLETIRRERRRNIEMLESLLKDTAAKIFQAGGIDSPVVTKRRSRMCVGVKASHKHLVPGGIVLSSSGSGATYFMEPRDAVELNNREVKLSGDERAEELVILGLLTSTIADSQLKIKNLMEKVLELDLACARGSYALWTNGVKPSFSDSYSSSQSDQSSEYSVYIEGIRHPLLLEQSLMAEGSTVDASEMPVPLDMWVKKDARIVVISGPNTGGKTASMKTLGLSSLMSKAGMFFPAKGRPRIPWFDQVLADIGDHQSLEHSLSTFSGHISRLRKIVEVVSEDSLVLIDEIGSGTDPSEGVALSTSILKYLASKVNLAIVTTHYADLSRLQSVDSRFENAAMEFCVKTLQPTYRILWGSTGNSNALSIAKSIGFDQKVLDRAQEWVEKLLPDKQKERQGLLYDSLLDERNILESQANEAASVLSQVEGLYNEIRSEADDLESRLAALRTRETQKVQQELKVVKSQMDTIIKNFEVQLKNSKLEQYNSLMRKAEAATASVVAAHQPDEITFSDDENQTLFVPQIGDKVYIQGLGGGTMATVIETLGEDGSCMVQYGKIKVQVKRSKMKLVQRGTNEAATSSSVKPKGRTPKQRFEANQSQDGSVSFGPVVQTSKNTVDLRGKRVSEVSYELEMAIDACRPYQVLFVVHGMGTGAVKECAMDVLRNHPRVVKFEDESPLNYGCTVAYIQ from the exons atgGCGGCATCGGCGAAGGGGCGGCTCGTGCCGGTGctcgcggtggtggcggcgctcgcGGCCGCGCTCCTCTACCGCGCGCCCTTCTCCAAG AGTTTGGGCGGCGAAGGGTGCAGCCTCCTCCCGCACGACCACTTCTGGATCGCCAGCGAACGCGTCGTCACGCTCGGCCGCGTCGGGCCCGCCGCAG TGGAGGTCAAAGGGGGACTGATCAACGCGATCGCCGTCGGGGACTACAGGAGCTTCGTGCTCCGGCGGCCGCTCCTCGACTACGGTGACGCGGTCATCATGCCCGGACTCATCGACGT GCATGCCCATCTCGATGAGCCTGGACGTGAAGAGTGGGAGGGCTTCTCCACTGGTACAAGGGCAGCTGCTGCAG GCGGGATAACAACGCTAGTGGACATGCCACTCAACAACTTTCCATCAACAGTTTCTGAAGAAACTCTCAAGCTGAAG CTCGAAGCAGCTCGGGATAAGCTATATGTTGATGTAG GGTTCTGGGGAGGTCTCGTGCCAGAGAACGCCTTCAACCCAAGTGCTCTAGAGAGCCTCCTAAATGCAGGAGTTTTAGGACTGAAG TCTTTTATGTGTCCCTCGGGCATCAACGACTTTCCCATGACAAATTCAACTCATATCGAG GAAGGATTGGTCACACTGGCAAAATACCAGAGACCTTTGCTTGTCCATGCTGAACGTATACCTGATGTCGAGGATGAAGATGGACTCGATGGTGAACTAGATCCCCGATCCTATGCGACATATCTGAAGTCTAGACCACCAGCATG GGAGGAATCAGCTATTAGAGATTTGCAACGTGCGATGAAGGATACAGAGGCAGGAGGTCGGTCAGAAGGAGCCCATATTCACATCGTTCATCTGTCAGATGCAAAAACTTCCCTTGAACTTATGAAG GATGCTAAACGCACTGGTGCAAGTGTGACTGTAGAAACATGTCCTCATTACCTGGCATTTTCAGCTGACGAAGTTCCAGATGGGGATACTCGCTTCAAATGTGCTCCTCCTATACGTGATGGCATGAACAGAGAAAATCTCTGGAAAGCTCTGCTT GACGGGCACATAGACATGTTAAGCTCAGACCACTCACCATCAGCTCCTGATCTCAAACTAATGGAAGAAGGCAACTTTTTAAAGGCATGGGGAGGTATATCATCATTGCAG TTTGTTCTTCCTGTGACATGGTCGTACGGGAAGAAGTATGGCATTACTCTGAATCAACTAGCCGCATGGTGGAGTGAAAATCCAGCTAAGCTTGCAGGGCAAAAGAACAAG GGAGCTATTCTGCCGGGATACCATGCTGACATTGTAGTATGGAAACCTGAGGCACAGTTCGAACTTGATGACAGCCATTCTGTATATCATAAACATCGG AATATTTCAGCATATTTAGGTAAAGAGCTTTCTGGTAAGGTCCTGTCTACTTTTGTGAGAGGAAATCTTGTATTTGCTGAAGACAAGCATGCAAAGGCTGCCTGTGGTGTCCAAATCCTCGCCAAAT GTGGATGCAAAGCTGCTCCA GACCCTGCAAAAGAGGAGGAAAACGTAGCACTCGTTCATGATAGTAGAAAGCGTATTCTATCTTTACGTCAAGACGCAATGGAAACGCCAAATCTCCGGGACTGTCTCCATGGGATAAGGGGGAGCCTGGTCTGGCGCGTAGCTTCAAGCGTGGAGCTCTCCCGCTTCCACGGACCACGGCCACCCGCGGCCATGGCAGCCACCGCCAAGCTTACGCTTCTCCTCCCAACCACCCTCACCTCTACGGTTTCTTTCCCCAGCCGCCTCATACTGAAGTCGTGTCCTCCGCTGCAGCGCCTCGtagttgccgccgccgcctcctcgtccgccCAAACCTTACCATCATCGACCCCCTCGTTGGAAACACCGGAGGCGAGGCAGATACGTCTAGAAACGGAGTCCGCTCTGGAATGGGGCGGAGTATGCGCGCGGCTGGCCGACttcgcggccaccgccgccggccgcgccgcctgcgTGGAAGGTCGGGTCGCCGTCGGGCGGAGCCGGGAGGAGAGCGAGAGGCTGATCGAgcagacggcggcggccgtgtTTTTGTCGGCGCCGTTGGACTTTGCCGGCGTGGAGGACGTGTCCGCGGTCGTCGCCGCGGCGACCGGTGGGCGGTTGCTTGCCGTTCGAGAGATTTGTGCAGTCGGGCGCAGCATCCGGGCCGCGCGCGGAGTGTTCGATCAATTGCAGAGCCTCGCCGAGGAAACGCAAGACGGGAG GCACTCTCCTCTTCTGGATATACTGCAAGGTTGTGATTTCTTGACAGAGCTTGCGCAAAGGATAGAGTTCTGCCTTGATTCTACTTTTTCTGTGGTCCTGGATCGGGCCAGCAAGAAGCTAGAAACGATCCgcagagaaaggaggaggaacaTCGAGATGTTAGAATCTCTGTTGAAAGATACGGCTGCAAAGATTTTCCAAGCTGGTGGAATTGATAGTCCTGTGGTCACTAAGCGCCGTTCTAGGATGTGTGTTGGTGTGAAAGCTTCACACAAGCATTTGGTGCCAGGTGGAATTGTTCTGAGTTCCAGTGGCTCTGGTGCAACTTACTTTATGGAGCCAAGGGATGCTGTTGAACTCAATAACAGGGAAGTTAAACTCTCAGGTGATGAGAGAGCAGAGGAATTGGTAATACTAGGCTTGCTAACTTCAACTATCGCTGACTCCCAACTGAAGATAAAAAATTTGATGGAGAAGGTTTTGGAATTGGATCTTGCCTGTGCTAGAGGGTCGTATGCCTTATGGACAAATGGTGTCAAACCAAGCTTCAGTGACAGTTATAGCAGTAGCCAATCGGATCAGAGCAGTGAGTATTCAGTTTATATTGAGGGCATTCGGCATCCTTTGCTACTTGAACAGTCTCTTATGGCAGAAGGTTCAACTGTGGATGCATCTGAAATGCCTGTTCCATTGGACATGTGGGTAAAAAAGGATGCAAGGATAGTTGTGATCTCTGGACCCAACACTGGAGGCAAAACTGCCTCTATGAAGACCTTGGGGCTGTCCTCACTTATGTCAAAAGCTGGAATGTTCTTCCCAGCCAAAGGAAGGCCTAGGATTCCATGGTTCGATCAAGTTCTTGCAGATATTGGTGATCACCAG TCGCTGGAGCACAGCCTCTCTACATTCAGTGGTCACATATCACGCCTGCGAAAGATTGTAGAAGTTGTATCGGAGGATTCTCTAGTTCTAATTGATGAGATTGGCAGTGGCACTGATCCATCAGAAGGTGTAGCTCTTTCAACCAGCATTTTGAAGTATCTTGCGAGTAAAGTGAATCTGGCCATTGTGACAACTCACTATGCTGACCTAAGTCGTCTCCAGTCAGTTGATAGCCGATTTGagaatgctgcaatggaatTTTGTGTAAAAACTCTGCAACCAACATATCGAATCTTATGGGGCAGTACTGGTAATTCCAATGCACTTAGTATTGCAAAGTCAATCGGTTTTGATCAAAAAGTGCTTGATCGTGCACAGGAATGGGTTGAGAAACTGTTGCCTGATAAGCAAAAGGAACGCCAAGGTTTACTTTATGATTCTCTCCTCGATGAAAGAAACATTTTGGAGTCTCAGGCAAATGAAGCTGCATCTGTTCTTTCACAAGTTGAGGGGTTGTACAATGAG ATTCGCTCGGAAGCTGATGATCTTGAAAGTCGATTAGCTGCTCTGAGGACTAGAGAGACCCAAAAGGTTCAACAAGAATTGAAGGTTGTGAAGTCTCAGATGGACACAATAATCAAGAACTTCGAAGTTCAACTGAAGAATTCAAAACTTGAACAATACAATTCACTAATGAGGAAAGCGGAAGCTGCCACTGCTTCAGTGGTTGCTGCTCATCAGCCAGATGAAATAACTTTCAGTGATGATGAAAACCAGACCTTGTTTGTTCCGCAAATTGGAGACAAGGTGTATATTCAAGGGTTGGGTGGAGGAACTATGGCCACTGTTATTGAAACTCTTGGAGAAGATGGGAGCTGCATGGTTCAATATGGGAAGATAAAGGTTCAAGTTAAGAGAAGCAAGATGAAATTGGTTCAACGAGGTACAAATGAGGCAGCAACTTCCTCTTCTGTAAAACCAAAG GGCCGAACGCCGAAGCAGCGGTTTGAGGCGAACCAGAGCCAAGATGGCAGCGTCTCTTTCGGCCCGGTTGTGCAGACGTCCAAGAACACGGTGGATCTGCGCGGGAAGCGGGTGAGCGAGGTATCCTACGAGCTTGAGATGGCGATCGACGCGTGCAGGCCTTACCAGGTGCTCTTCGTGGTCCATGGCATGGGCACCGGAGCTGTGAAGGAATGCGCCATGGATGTCCTCCGGAACCACCCTCGAGTGGTCAAGTTCGAAGACGAGAGCCCTCTCAACTACGGCTGCACCGTCGCCTACATTCAGTAA
- the LOC117847354 gene encoding uncharacterized protein isoform X2 produces MFSGDWTPPCGSCCTKKYASLVQIPWRVFCKKGCNADGDTWEECIGKCTEICYKDPVLEDRQWSAYIDRSPGQDSYSLFEVPTEKVEEIKPNRPSKPSPPPPPEVKRTTSPPDSTGESREDVPCTSA; encoded by the exons ATGTTCTCCGGCGACTGGACGCCGCCGTGCGGCAGCTGCTGCACCAAGAAGTACGCGAGCCTCGTGCAGATCCCAT GGAGGGTGTTCTGCAAGAAGGGGTGCAACGCGGACGGCGACACCTGGGAAGAAT GCATAGGAAAATGTACTGAAATCTGCTACAAGGATCCAGTGTTGGAAGATCGGCAGTGGAGTGCTTACATTGATCGATCTCCAGGGCAGGATAGTTACTCTTTG TTTGAGGTCCCAACAGAGAAGGTTGAAGAGATCAAGCCCAACAGGCCATCCAAGCcgtcgccacctccacctcctgaaGTGAAGCGAACTACGAGTCCACCAGATTCCACTGGGGAGAGCCGTGAAGACGTGCCATGCACATCGGCGTAG
- the LOC117847354 gene encoding uncharacterized protein isoform X1, with translation MFSGDWTPPCGSCCTKKYASLVQIPWRVFCKKGCNADGDTWEECIGKCTEICYKDPVLEDRQWSAYIDRSPGQDSYSLECFNACVSGCGFRFEVPTEKVEEIKPNRPSKPSPPPPPEVKRTTSPPDSTGESREDVPCTSA, from the exons ATGTTCTCCGGCGACTGGACGCCGCCGTGCGGCAGCTGCTGCACCAAGAAGTACGCGAGCCTCGTGCAGATCCCAT GGAGGGTGTTCTGCAAGAAGGGGTGCAACGCGGACGGCGACACCTGGGAAGAAT GCATAGGAAAATGTACTGAAATCTGCTACAAGGATCCAGTGTTGGAAGATCGGCAGTGGAGTGCTTACATTGATCGATCTCCAGGGCAGGATAGTTACTCTTTG GAGTGCTTCAATGCTTGTGTGTCTGGCTGTGGATTCAGG TTTGAGGTCCCAACAGAGAAGGTTGAAGAGATCAAGCCCAACAGGCCATCCAAGCcgtcgccacctccacctcctgaaGTGAAGCGAACTACGAGTCCACCAGATTCCACTGGGGAGAGCCGTGAAGACGTGCCATGCACATCGGCGTAG
- the LOC117850388 gene encoding bystin codes for MAGKKRKSGSEKQPKHRLPLGADADAVADASKRRRSGAAKQHQADEEASIPSSLSAKILREARKQQQEEMLADSSDEGPSASAAAANAQAAAGPSTSSSFLVPAADDDEDDDVDEFDGFDALSEYDGGEVEINEEDERALAAFMSKDKAAELTLGDIILQKIREKDAEVLTEGRPRVKLDNSIIDLYKEVGKFLSRYTSGKIPKAFKRIPSLECWAEVLQLTEPENWSPNAVYQATRLFSSNMNTKNAERFYEAILLPRVRNDIRQNQRLHFALYQSLKKSLYKPAAFNKGILLPLCRERNCTLREAVIIGSIIQKVSIPFLHASVALVKLAEMEYCGTTSYFIKLFLDKKYALPYRALDAVLAHFMRFLDDERIMPVIWHQSLLAFVERYKNELEKKDKEKLARLLDHQKHYLVTPEIRRELRGSCNRGEKDSNLQTSSPISVITKPIEEDKWDVPQVPMEED; via the exons ATGGCGGGGAAGAAGCGCAAGTCCGGCTCCGAGAAGCAGCCGAAGCACCGCCTCCCGCTGGGCGCCGATGCCGACGCGGTCGCCGACgcctccaagcgccgccgctcgGGCGCCGCCAAGCAGCACCAGGCGGACGAGGAGGCGTCCATCCCGTCCTCCCTCAGCGCCAAGATCCTCCGCGAGGCgcgcaagcagcagcaggaggagatgCTCGCCGACTCCAGTGACGAGGGGCcctcagcctccgccgccgccgccaacgcccaGGCGGCTGCGGGGCCGTCCACGTCGTCCTCTTTCCTCGTCCCCGCAGCTgatgacgacgaggacgacgacgtcgacgagTTCGACGGGTTTGACGCGCTCAGCGAgtacgacggcggcgag GTGGAGATCAACGAGGAGGACGAGAGGGCCCTTGCTGCCTTCATGTCAAAGGACAAAGCTGCCGAGCTCACACTTGGCGATATCATTCTCCAGAAGATCAGAGAGAAAGACGCCGAGGTCTTAACAG AAGGACGGCCTCGTGTAAAATTGGACAACAGCATCATTGATCTTTATAAAGA GGTTGGGAAGTTCTTAAGTCGATACACTAGTGGGAAGATTCCAAAAGCATTCAAGCGCATACCATCATTGGAATGCTGGGCAGAGGTGCTGCAACTAACTGAGCCGGAGAATTGGTCTCCTAATGCAGTATATCAAGCAACACGACTCTTCTCTTCAAACATGAATACGAAGAATGCTGAACGGTTCTATGAAGCCATTTTGCTCCCTCGCGTTCGTAATGACATAAGGCAGAACCAGAGGCTGCATTTTGCGCTCTACCAGTCGCTCAAAAAGTCTCTTTACAAGCCTGCAGCGTTTAACAAGGGAATTCTGCTGCCACTCTGTCGG GAAAGGAATTGCACCCTCCGTGAAGCAGTAATTATTGGAAGTATTATCCAGAAAGTTTCCATTCCATTTCTCCATGCAAG TGTAGCTCTAGTGAAACTAGCAGAGATGGAGTACTGTGGCACTACAAG TTACTTCATCAAGCTATTTCTAGACAAGAAATATGCTTTGCCATACCGGGCGCTTGATGCAGTGCTTGCTCATTTCATGCGGTTTCTTGATGATGAGAGGATCATGCCTGTTATATGGCATCAATCACTGCTCGCATTTGTGGAAAG ATACAAGAATGAGTTGGAGAAAAAGGATAAGGAGAAACTTGCACGTTTGTTGGATCACCAGAAGCACTATTTG GTTACTCCAGAAATTCGTAGGGAACTTCGGGGCAGCTGCAACAGGGGTGAAAAGGATTCCAATTTGCAGACTT CCTCGCCTATCAGCGTCATCACAAAACCTATCGAGGAAGATAAGTGGGACGTACCACAAGTGCCAATGGAGGAGGACTAG